Proteins co-encoded in one Brassica oleracea var. oleracea cultivar TO1000 chromosome C4, BOL, whole genome shotgun sequence genomic window:
- the LOC106342990 gene encoding uncharacterized protein LOC106342990 isoform X1, which yields MLSSSIHLPSRVLSSSFSLLSFSLSLFSLSVMTTRSDSDDCLVQDPLTSSEKASISLEDSPQNSQKVVSLPPLENDSVLEISSKNQVKSSPFASVPEKDVETVHEKEAQSMDVDCPGVYSLSEASSSFLEDDKVREELQQDDVHKMETDVSVVCNSEKKGQEDSDVQRLLEAEKRRLLAEIETGTIFRKKEDVVETLEKNQKVERVRVKDNAFVGRSVKIDVVDDTALLNVVPFCSKKGKDHHPKRSGAAHSDDKEAPRKHKKTVGKHQHDETSGDQLRIMYSLNQMKSMRYANMANQRRLWSDMYARLVPELVSEYEGLVKKQKSSKSSGIGIHGTKEGIDDLTLEEEEEEEYTEDNDDYNSILKPAFAVEGEPDFESGPPEDGFEYLRRVRWEAKRVPNVKVAKIDESKYIPKEQSVYMPQIPEIPKCPEHLLPLKEWEDSLLSDFSHLRLALSQDETMSSSQSTEYLLMGMFTMRLNAVADESFGVVVSEIQGMDSVTRVSRLKKKICLVEKESGLQRSDCVWVVALCASVDTPLDGDSCACLRAILRKCASVRAVEVEDEQVIIMANMLITIAGRYFGQME from the exons ATGCTTTCTTCGTCTATTCATCTTCCTTCAAGGGTTTTGAGCTCATCCTTCTCTCTTCTCTCTTTCTCTCTTTCTCTCTTCTCGCTCTCTGTGATGACGACGAGATCTGATTCCGATGACTGTCTTGTGCAAGACCCACTAACCTCCTCAGAGAAAGCTTCGATCTCTCTGGAAGATTCTCCTCAAAACTCGCAAAAGGTCGTTTCTTTACCTCCACTAGAGAACGACTCTGTTTTAGAGATAAGCTCGAAGAATCAAGTAAAGTCTTCGCCTTTCGCTTCTGTTCCTGAGAAAGATGTAGAAACTGTACACGAGAAAGAAGCCCAGTCGATGGATGTGGATTGTCCTGGAGTCTACTCTCTATCCGAAGCCAGCTCCTCGTTTCTTGAAGACGACAAGGTTCGTGAGGAGCTGCAACAAGATGATGTGCACAAGATGGAGACTGATGTGTCCGTTGTTTGCAACTCTGAGAAGAAGGGACAAGAAGACTCCGATGTTCAGAGACTTTTGGAAGCTGAGAAGAGGAGATTGTTGGCTGAGATCGAAACGGGAACAATCTTCAGGAAGAAGGAAGATGTTGTGGAGACGCTCGAAAAGAACCAGAAGGTGGAGAGAGTGAGAGTCAAGGATAACGCTTTTGTTGGGAGGTCTGTGAAGATCGATGTGGTTGATGACACCGCGTTGCTCAACGTTGTTCCTTTCTGCAGCAAGAAAGGTAAAGATCATCATCCCAAGAGGTCGGGAGCTGCGCACAGTGACGATAAGGAGGCGCCAAGAAAGCATAAGAAGACTGTTGGGAAGCATCAACATGATGAAACAAGTGGGGATCAGTTGCGGATAATGTACTCTTTGAACCAGATGAAGTCGATGAGGTATGCTAACATGGCGAATCAGAGGAGACTGTGGAGTGACATGTATGCTAGGCTGGTGCCTGAGCTGGTGAGCGAGTACGAAGGTCTAGTTAAGAAGCAGAAGAGTTCAAAGTCGAGTGGCATCGGTATTCACG GCACCAAAGAAGGTATAGATGACTTAACTCTTGAAGAAGAAGAAGAGGAGGAGTACACTGAAGATAATGACGATTACAATAGCATTTTGAAACCTGCCTTTGCGGTGGAAGGAGAACCTGATTTTGAATCTGGACCACCAGAAGATGGCTTTGAATACTTAAGACGAGTCAG GTGGGAAGCTAAGCGTGTTCCCAATGTAAAAGTAGCCAAGATAGATGAAAGCAAGTACATACCGAAAGAGCAAAGTGTTTACATGCCACAGATACCTGAAATCCCCAAATGCCCTGAGCACTTGTTACCTCTCAAGGAATGGGAAGACTCATTACTTTCTGACTTCTCACACCTTCGCCTG GCTTTATCTCAAGATGAGACCATGTCATCAAGTCAGTCTACAGAATATTTGCTAATGGGGATGTTCACTATGCGTCTCAACGCTGTTGCAGATGAGTCGTTTGGTGTGGTGGTTTCAGAGATACAAGGAATGGACTCGGTGACGCGTGTATCGAGGCTGAAAAAGAAGATATGTTTGGTTGAGAAGGAGAGCGGTTTACAGAGGAGTGACTGTGTATGGGTAGTAGCATTGTGTGCATCGGTGGACACTCCTTTGGATGGTGATTCTTGTGCTTGTCTCAGGGCTATTCTGAGGAAGTGTGCTAGTGTTCGTGCGGTGGAGGTTGAAGATGAGCAAGTTATCATCATGGCGAATATGCTCATCACCATCGCAGGCAGATACTTTGGCCAAATGGAGTAA
- the LOC106342990 gene encoding uncharacterized protein LOC106342990 isoform X2 produces MLSSSIHLPSRVLSSSFSLLSFSLSLFSLSVMTTRSDSDDCLVQDPLTSSEKASISLEDSPQNSQKVVSLPPLENDSVLEISSKNQVKSSPFASVPEKDVETVHEKEAQSMDVDCPGVYSLSEASSSFLEDDKVREELQQDDVHKMETDVSVVCNSEKKGQEDSDVQRLLEAEKRRLLAEIETGTIFRKKEDVVETLEKNQKVERVRVKDNAFVGRSVKIDVVDDTALLNVVPFCSKKGKDHHPKRSGAAHSDDKEAPRKHKKTVGKHQHDETSGDQLRIMYSLNQMKSMRYANMANQRRLWSDMYARLVPELVSEYEGLVKKQKSSKSSGIGTKEGIDDLTLEEEEEEEYTEDNDDYNSILKPAFAVEGEPDFESGPPEDGFEYLRRVRWEAKRVPNVKVAKIDESKYIPKEQSVYMPQIPEIPKCPEHLLPLKEWEDSLLSDFSHLRLALSQDETMSSSQSTEYLLMGMFTMRLNAVADESFGVVVSEIQGMDSVTRVSRLKKKICLVEKESGLQRSDCVWVVALCASVDTPLDGDSCACLRAILRKCASVRAVEVEDEQVIIMANMLITIAGRYFGQME; encoded by the exons ATGCTTTCTTCGTCTATTCATCTTCCTTCAAGGGTTTTGAGCTCATCCTTCTCTCTTCTCTCTTTCTCTCTTTCTCTCTTCTCGCTCTCTGTGATGACGACGAGATCTGATTCCGATGACTGTCTTGTGCAAGACCCACTAACCTCCTCAGAGAAAGCTTCGATCTCTCTGGAAGATTCTCCTCAAAACTCGCAAAAGGTCGTTTCTTTACCTCCACTAGAGAACGACTCTGTTTTAGAGATAAGCTCGAAGAATCAAGTAAAGTCTTCGCCTTTCGCTTCTGTTCCTGAGAAAGATGTAGAAACTGTACACGAGAAAGAAGCCCAGTCGATGGATGTGGATTGTCCTGGAGTCTACTCTCTATCCGAAGCCAGCTCCTCGTTTCTTGAAGACGACAAGGTTCGTGAGGAGCTGCAACAAGATGATGTGCACAAGATGGAGACTGATGTGTCCGTTGTTTGCAACTCTGAGAAGAAGGGACAAGAAGACTCCGATGTTCAGAGACTTTTGGAAGCTGAGAAGAGGAGATTGTTGGCTGAGATCGAAACGGGAACAATCTTCAGGAAGAAGGAAGATGTTGTGGAGACGCTCGAAAAGAACCAGAAGGTGGAGAGAGTGAGAGTCAAGGATAACGCTTTTGTTGGGAGGTCTGTGAAGATCGATGTGGTTGATGACACCGCGTTGCTCAACGTTGTTCCTTTCTGCAGCAAGAAAGGTAAAGATCATCATCCCAAGAGGTCGGGAGCTGCGCACAGTGACGATAAGGAGGCGCCAAGAAAGCATAAGAAGACTGTTGGGAAGCATCAACATGATGAAACAAGTGGGGATCAGTTGCGGATAATGTACTCTTTGAACCAGATGAAGTCGATGAGGTATGCTAACATGGCGAATCAGAGGAGACTGTGGAGTGACATGTATGCTAGGCTGGTGCCTGAGCTGGTGAGCGAGTACGAAGGTCTAGTTAAGAAGCAGAAGAGTTCAAAGTCGAGTGGCATCG GCACCAAAGAAGGTATAGATGACTTAACTCTTGAAGAAGAAGAAGAGGAGGAGTACACTGAAGATAATGACGATTACAATAGCATTTTGAAACCTGCCTTTGCGGTGGAAGGAGAACCTGATTTTGAATCTGGACCACCAGAAGATGGCTTTGAATACTTAAGACGAGTCAG GTGGGAAGCTAAGCGTGTTCCCAATGTAAAAGTAGCCAAGATAGATGAAAGCAAGTACATACCGAAAGAGCAAAGTGTTTACATGCCACAGATACCTGAAATCCCCAAATGCCCTGAGCACTTGTTACCTCTCAAGGAATGGGAAGACTCATTACTTTCTGACTTCTCACACCTTCGCCTG GCTTTATCTCAAGATGAGACCATGTCATCAAGTCAGTCTACAGAATATTTGCTAATGGGGATGTTCACTATGCGTCTCAACGCTGTTGCAGATGAGTCGTTTGGTGTGGTGGTTTCAGAGATACAAGGAATGGACTCGGTGACGCGTGTATCGAGGCTGAAAAAGAAGATATGTTTGGTTGAGAAGGAGAGCGGTTTACAGAGGAGTGACTGTGTATGGGTAGTAGCATTGTGTGCATCGGTGGACACTCCTTTGGATGGTGATTCTTGTGCTTGTCTCAGGGCTATTCTGAGGAAGTGTGCTAGTGTTCGTGCGGTGGAGGTTGAAGATGAGCAAGTTATCATCATGGCGAATATGCTCATCACCATCGCAGGCAGATACTTTGGCCAAATGGAGTAA
- the LOC106341754 gene encoding mitogen-activated protein kinase kinase 2-like: MPTKPEFVKFLSKGTYGSVDLVKYIRSDDSSPLYAAVKTTDCENLYYLQREALILSKLKGCRSIVQCYNNYGLEEDLDDNGWRIFKMVMEYAPEGSLATFINSNKDSKLPETMIKDFTRMLLRGLVSVHNLGYVHCDLKPENLLIFPCGQSYELKISDFGSSTEVGEVADTWESNPPFVGSPIYMSPESVYNGVAEKALDLWSVGCIVLEMYAGEPWREVEFNDLASVLLSGEAPEIPESVPSDARDFIETCFARNPESRGSALGLLLHRFLSEDDMYGLRRLFTAFDG, from the coding sequence ATGCCAACAAAACCAGAGTTCGTCAAGTTCTTGTCTAAAGGCACGTACGGATCAGTCGACCTCGTCAAATACATAAGAAGCGATGACTCGTCACCGCTCTACGCCGCCGTGAAAACCACCGACTGCGAAAACTTGTACTATCTCCAAAGAGAAGCTCTGATTCTATCGAAGCTCAAAGGATGTAGAAGCATCGTACAATGCTATAACAACTACGGCTTAGAAGAGGACTTAGACGACAACGGGTGGAGAATCTTCAAGATGGTTATGGAGTATGCACCTGAAGGGAGTTTAGCTACTTTCATAAACAGTAACAAAGATAGCAAGTTGCCTGAAACGATGATTAAGGACTTCACACGTATGCTTCTTCGAGGGTTGGTCTCTGTTCATAACCTAGGTTATGTTCATTGTGATCTCAAACCAGAGAACCTCCTTATCTTCCCGTGTGGACAGTCTTACGAGCTGAAGATATCTGATTTTGGGTCTTCTACCGAAGTAGGAGAGGTTGCTGATACTTGGGAGTCAAACCCTCCGTTTGTAGGATCGCCTATCTACATGTCGCCAGAGTCGGTTTATAACGGTGTGGCCGAGAAAGCCTTAGATTTGTGGTCGGTAGGTTGCATAGTTTTGGAGATGTATGCCGGTGAGCCATGGCGGGAGGTTGAGTTTAATGATCTTGCGTCTGTTTTGTTGAGTGGAGAAGCGCCTGAGATCCCAGAGAGTGTGCCGTCGGATGCAAGGGATTTTATAGAAACGTGTTTCGCAAGAAACCCTGAGAGTAGAGGAAGTGCTTTGGGTTTGCTATTACATCGGTTCTTGTCTGAAGACGACATGTATGGTCTCAGGCGTCTTTTTACTGCCTTTGATGGTTGA